TGTAGAGTCTAAATGCCAAAGACATTCAGTCAAGACTTATTACATATCATCGGTTATATAATAAACATCATCcttattttacatatttcccCTCTACCAGAAATGCTGTAATCGACCTAGATGGCACTTTGCTTGTGGTGCAACAAAACTCAACAGCAATGTCTCTTTTCAGACATCATGACCCGCTGATCATCATCATGACCGCTCAAGATAATCCACTGAATTTGCTGTGAGCAGTTTCATTTTTagaccatttttattttctacagcTGCAAGAAGGCATGCATTTACTTATAAACTCAAGAGGCTTGAGCTGAGTCGGACAACATTAATGTTTATACCCTGTGCTGTCACAAAGGAAACTATAACAGATAGATGAGATGTGCCATatgtttacagctttttttaaactgaacctaaatcaataaatgataaattacagAGTTCAGCAACTGTGCTTTGGTTTTTACTTCCATTTACTTTAGTTTATAGTTTACTGCATGCTGttttcacacatacatgtaataatgttttttagaTACCATTGTAgctgttgctttaaaatgtccCTTTACTGGATGTAAGGAGTCTAGACCAAACCATTAAAACTGCCTCAGAAAAAAGGACACAAAAGTACGTGGTCTAGTTTTGACCGTATAAAGTGTTTTCCCAGAACAATCTTCCTgtactttcttttttcaatcGTAAATTTGCCAAATTCAGGAGCAAGACGCTCTCAGAAATGCCATTTCATTGTGACTTTAAAACCAAACTCGACATCTGAAATCTTAATGGTCTTAAATCTTCCTGCAGTATATAAAGAAACACTTCCCCTTCTTctcaacactgtaaaaaaaaaacaggttcaGTGTCAAGTGCAGCATGTCAAACCACTTGGCTGTGACAAATAAGTTATcttataaaacaacattttatccCCAAAATCACTTGTAATCCAGAAGGGCTACTACACATCAGGGGCTGACAAAAATCCCCCAAAGGGCCCAGTTAGCcgctgtttaaatatttaaactctgAAGTGTATTTACATGAAGCAAAAAAGCCACAAGCTGTCACTGGCTCTCAGAAAAAGTGTGCTGACCCTCTCACACAGCGTTAccacttctcctccaccttACGCTGATCTAACAGCTATCAGCTGCTGCGGgtctaaagagagagagacacaagcAATAAGTTAAAGATTACTTCAAGATTACAATGAAGCATGGATCCTGTCAGACAACAAATCCATGATCCATGCTGACACCGACAAGTCAGGAGGTGATTATCTTACGACGCTACGTGGCTTGTGATTTAAGAGTCATGTTTCAGCTGAAAGGCAAACGGCCCAGAAGCTTAACAAAGAACTGCTGATCAACCTGAGGAGGAATCGCAAACAGAGAATAAAACTctccaaataaatacaatttactgTCTCTTGGATGAGGGCACGCCACTGTCTGCTGGCAGGAAAACTGCAGCCATCTTAGAAAGTAAagctcatttttaatttaatattttcatgtgTAAACATGCTTGGAGCTTCCCACTGACACCTAACTTCATTAgagtagaaaacacacacaagctcttTCATAGACCTTAATCTTCTCTCTGGGAAATAAGATTAAAGTCCATCCAATACACATTTCTAACTCACAGGCTGATTATCAAATGATTTCTTGGTCTATTATTCTCCACATATTCACTTGTTAGCATTGGGAGTTACACCAGGAAAACACTTACAGTAGTCTGTTTCAAgtgttttaaacattgtttgcaTTATCTATTTCTACCCTGAAAGAACCAAGACAATTTCAGTCAGGCttcaaagatttaaaatattatttgcatttttgctGGATAACACAACACAAGTCGTGTCGTGCTCTCCTTTTTTTGCATCTGGGATTTCTTAAGTCTGAGCAGGCAGGAGTGCTTATTAAATCCtctgaactcacacacacatcttatttCTACAGTCCACTTTCCTCATCGATATCAAACTTCTTTACTCCTTGTCGCCGGCTTGTGATCCTTGAAAGAGCAGCATCACACTGAAGAGCATTTGAGAAAGACCCAGAAGGAATTTCACAGCCTCCTTTTCCACAAAATCAGCCGTTGAGACGACCGACAGGCGTTTGCATGGGCACCTCTCTGTGCTCCGTGCAGAAGGTCCTCAACACATTTCACTGCGGGACCAAAAAGACCTGTGTCATGCTAAGCAGCTGAGAGCAAAGCATACACAGAGGGCCGATGCCGCCAAAGTGACCAAGCCGAATCCATCGTCGTTGGGACTCATACTTGACATCGAGCGTCTGGTCGTGGGGTAACTACAGCTGGAGCCTTTTTGGCATCTGTGCAGCCGAGGCAGGAAGGAAACAACGGGCTAAAGAGGCGACCTAGACCTTTCCGGAAGACGCTGTTGGACAGGCTGTAGATGAGACAGTTACAGAAGCTGTTGCTAATTGCCAACCATGTTGTGAGGAAAGATGCCACCTTGTGGTGATACAGCCCAGCGCTCTCCAGTAGGAAGTAGAGGATGTATGGCATCCACAGCACATAGAAGACACTGGTAATGCGAAACAGAACCATGGCGTAGCGCTTGTCCGGGCAGCCCTCACACCGTTCCCCCCGCTCGCCTTTGTCACCCTCCGTTTGTGAGCTGAAGCGGGCGTGGCGCTGGGTTATCTCTCTCGTGTGCTGCCGACAGATCCTGAATATACTCCCATAGGTGAAGCAGACAGTAAGTGCTGCTGGTGCATAGAGCAGCCCCACAATGAAGGTGCTGAAACCCGGACTGGTCTTCCAGGAGTCTGCGCACCATTGAAATATGTCCCCATGGTAACCTGGCTTTCCCCAACCGAAGAAGGATGGCAGAAAGATCAACGCAGAGTAAACCCAGATGAGAACGATGCACACCCTCAACCGGCATGGCGTTACCAGCGTGGCATACGATAATGGACGGGTGATGGCGATGTAGCGGTCTACGCTGATGCACGCCAGAGAGGCCATAGAGACGCTCTTCAGCACAGAAACCATGTAGCCAAACGCCTTGCAGGTGAGCTCTTCATTCAGGCCCCGGAGATAGTGGAGGAGGGACAGCGAGGGCACCAAGCAGCTGACGCCAACCAGCAGATCAGCGTAGGCCATAGTCTGGATGAAGTGGCTGGTGGTGTGGTGGTGCAGCAGTGGGGCGCAGTGGAAGACAAAGATCACCACCAGGTTTCCAGCGATGATTAGCAcggtgaggaagaggatgacAACTACCTCCAGCACACAGGTATCCAGGCTATGGGAGTAACCCACCGCACCCAGCAGGCAGAACGGGGGAGAACCGCTTTGGTTCACATCGGAGGAAGAGTTCATGTTTGGActggggagagggagaaggaggggggcaGTTTCAGTTGAAAGCAGCCGTCACCCGTCACCCTAgtctcttttttaaatcttgaagTTGCTCGTCCTGTCTTCTGCTCCAAAAACAAAGTGCGCCTCCTGTTTTTCTTAAATCAGCATCTTTTCTCCCTCAGCAGGCAGGGAGTCTGTTCTTAAAGTAGCAGTAATCCATTGGTGTATGCAACACACAGCCAGgctcttctgctgctgctgctgctgctgctggtggtgctggtgctggtgctgctgggtgtgaaatatgtgcatgtgtgcaaccTCTAGAGGCAAAAAAATCCCCAACGTAGAACAAGAGATGCCAGTCTGATGCTGCAGTGCAAACCGTCCTCCCCTCGCAGCTGTTTATCATATCCCCCCCTCGACTACAAATCCTGAGGTAAGCACTCTGCTTCGGCACGCAGCCACCGAAAAATCCAGGCATCCACTTCTGCTCTTTGAGTGCCAGCAAaggaaaagggagggaaaaacAATGCCGAAATTCCCGGCAGCTCCGATGTTAACACTCCTCCATGCTGACAGTGACGGCTGTCTCAGCAAACAAAAGCAAGAGAGTCGAAACAAGGAGCATCAGATCTGGAAGTGGCAGCCTCCTCCACGGTCCACTGACAggagatgaacacacacatacgcacagacacacacacacacacacacacacacacacacacaatgtctcAAGCAGGAAGAGTCCTGAAGACAGACGAGCGCAGGCAGGCGAACATCCAGAAGTGATGGATAATGTCACCAGGATCTCCTCACTGCTTCTTGTGAGGCTCAGAGGCGGCCGGCTTACTTCCAGTGTGAGGAAGTGTGTAGAgcgagagagtgtgtgtgcgtgtgtgtgtgtattagaaggagacaaggagagagagagcgaaagagagagagagagaaagatcagGGAGGCAGCCTGTAAACTGCTTCTCCTCTGTTGTAGTGGCAGTAGTGATGATGCAGCGCTGCCACTGCcgcttccctctcctccccctcgctctctctttctctctctctctctctctctctctctcacacacacacacacacacacacacacatacccctcctctctctttcttacacACACGtttttcctcccttcccttTCTCCTTGCTCCCTGTTGTCCAgccctccctccaccaccaaccctttttttcacacactcattctgactctccttctcttcctccttactccatctctctcactcttttactttatttcttcaTTCCCTCGTTCTCTACTGTTACTGTATTCCCACTATGCAACACCATTACTGTGGAAAAACCCTTTTGGGTAAAGACGATGTTCCAGTAAGGATGGATTTGTTTCAGATCAAGTTTTTCTAACCCTctcaaaaacatgtcagtcaaaTATATCTCAATGTGAAGCAGGTCCCACCTACACAATGAAATATAATCACTAAAGTGTTGTGTGAATATTGATCTAATTTGTAAAATTTAGTCAAAGAATCAAAAAGCTTGATAAAAACTGAATCTTGATCAGGTCATTATAGTCCTTTGGCATTCTGCCACATTTGTAATAAAAGCTCAAATCGACTTGTGTATTTTGGTAAAGACAGATTCCCTGACTGAACTGAATGAGTTTTACGTAGTACAGCTGCATCCCAGAGAAATTCAGTGACAATATATAAAGCTGGTTTGTACAGAAAAAAGTACAGGTGCTATATCCAGAGATTCTCAAACTTGACTGATTGAAAAGCTTCATTGGGATTCCAAAAGTTGTCTTCATACAAACTTTCTATGTCTGTTTCCTATATTCataatttctcattttgttgaGCCTCTGCCatcaatgtatgaatgcatgtgtgaatgtgataaGCACTTTTAGTGGTCGGTGGACAGGGGAAGCACTTATACAAATCCATTTACCAAGTCCATTgtagtttaaatgtttatttttaattatctttgtTCAGCTCTCTGTTGTCCTTTTCTATCTTCGTGAAAATTGTTTATAGAAGTACATTGAGAGCCACGAAAATCCCTCTTGTCTCATATGTGTTCACATAATAAGCCAGTAAAGCCGATTCTTGTTCTGAAAGATGGATTATACTATAACATATTGATTAGGAAAGCAGTTTTTGAATTTAGGACGTTGTTTTATTACAAATTCATCAAACCCAATCGGTTGGATTTGGGTTAGGGTCATTATCATGTTTGGGtagttaattaatttatttcatgacTTCATATCTCTTCTGTTATTCCTATAATGCGttccttcccttctttctcACTGTGTCTCTCACTGTATGTCCCCCTCCTCCCATGTCTCagcatccctccatcctcatcTCTGTGGAGCTTCACATCTCTTCTCGAAGGAagcccctccctcctccacatcTGTTGGCCAATAAGCAGCATGCAGGTTTCCATCTCCACAGAGACCGTTCACGCCCAcccacgtgcacacacacacaccctccccgGCAGGCTTCCCTCACATATGAAGTGTACCCGTGCAAATGCACCGacatggcaacacacacacgtgttcagAGACATAGCAGGGGGTGTTCATACACATCTATAATCTTTTGATTAAGAGTGGAGAATCCCTGCAGCGTCCAATGAAAGGACAGCTGGATGAAAAAGATGGCAGGAAGATAAAGGGTggaagaaagagacacaaacctTGAGCTGGTAAAGGTGTGGCAGAGAGGACAAGGCTACAAAAAGATGCTgatgtgtctttattttcacaTAATTTCGAGCtgcagcagtcacacacacacacacgcacacacacgcagctctCATCTGCTGCTGTTAAATGCAGTAGGATCAGCCAGAAGCCACCTGCAGTGACTGTCCGCGTAGAACAAACCACCATAGTACACTCAGGACTGTAGTAATGGAGAAAACTATTTAAGGGTCAGTTCACATTGTCCAAATCTTGACAATCCACAGGTCTCACAGTTGTCGGTTGTCCATGAAACTACTTCCTGCTGGTAAGGTAGTGCCCAATCAGACCTGCAAACAACAAACGGTTCCTAAAACCAGATGGTGACTTTTCATATGAAATTCAAATCTTGTTCTAAGATTtactttttgaaataaaaatgtacagtcTATAACTGTTTGAAGTAGTACACGGTGAGGTCCAGCTTGACCTACTGCATGTCCTATTGACCCATCAGTCAACtgagctaataaataaaaaagaaggaaaggtAGCAAAGCTGTGTGATCGGATAATCACAAGTTTGTAAAAAGCAGATGCCTACAACAACTACAGATCTGAGGGATCAGCTGCTAGCTGAAACACAAGTGAGACAGTAAAGACACCAAAAACGAGTGGGAGTGCTAAACTACAGAAATTGCATTTGAATTAACTTGTcaaaagattattttcaaaGTAACAGCCCCTCACTGAAGgcaagtgaaaatgtttttatttcctgacTGATGAACACTTTCTCACTCGCCTTATCTTGTTGTCCAACATGTGCATACTCCAACTCGGTGGGATTTCCAGAATTATGGTACATTGCAAATGAAGtgaagtatttaaaatgtacttGTTGACATGACAACACAGAGATAAacagatttaatattttatatacacacTACATTATTTTATGGTGTCAGGAGTTAATCAGCAGCCAAGTTAGAAAATGATAACCTCTGGGTGCAGCATTTCGCCAGTCATACTGTTTCCCAATCATCAGCTCTGGGTCACGAGCCGACAAATATTTGTAAACTAGTGGGCTACAACGTGCAAGTGACCTGCATATGTtcatataaaaaacattataattaaTCATGTCTTTTGGGAAATTTTATTTAATCCGCCGCTGATATCCCTGCAGGAAATGCAGAAGTTTAGTCACATGCGTCATTACCCTACTGCGTTGTCTGCTGATTTGCACAACAACCCAAAGCATCTCCTGTGATATTTGTTTCAGAGGGAACCAGAGCGGTCACTGCGAAAACGTCTTTCCCTTCCAGGCTGACTGTCGGTGGGGAACACAGACGCCATTcagacactgtttgtttttttgttaccatATGGTGAGCATTGAGGTGGGTCGGAAGGCCATTAGCCACCATGTTTACgtgtctgtttttgcttttattttccaGGTCAAGGGTCAGAGGTGCCACATCTGCCCTAGTTATGAGGCCAAACGTTTAGGCAGCTCAACAAGCAGCCAGTTGTCTGACATTTTCCTAAGACATGTTGACATGAACATCAGCACCTCCGCCATGTTACCAAGTCAACGCACCACTCTAGGTAAACAGCGGGCAGCCTGGCAGGGAAAGCCACCTTGTGACCAAATGTTTCGAAAGGAGAACTTGTGATGCTGTGGTTCAATTCCCAGCAGGCAAGATCTAAAAATCACAACAGTTGTAGCAGAGCCCTAAAGCACTGCTACAACTGTCTGTTACAGTCTGAAGACCTGAGTATCTGCATCCAATGAAATCTTCTttcaaaattaatttttttgttgaagGATGACAGACTTCATGAGAAGACATCAGAGATCATTAACCGTCACAACTAAAAATTATTCACAGCTTCAGAATCAGCTGTTGTATGCAAAGTCGCAAATGTCCACACTGTTGTTTAGCCTTCAAGGCTTTGTGACCAACACTAGGCATTTATTACATATTTGTATGGAGGGTAGGAGGCTCTGTTATTGCCATATTACCCAGTACATATAGAGAAAAAAGTACAGAACTTCTTATGCAAGAGCAGAGCCACATTTTCATGAATGTATATGGAAAGCACATTATAATGTTTCAAAGTGGTGTCTATTCATTCCAAAGTTACTTACCCAGTGTAAGAAAAGGTATACAGTATTAGGTGTCACTGACCATTATATTTTGGATCCAGTTCCTGGCAAAATACTAGTGCCAGTGCTAATAaaattctctctctgttatcaaatattttcattagcaaagagcaaagaaaaataGAGTACATACCAGTTATCTTATTTAATCTTCTTCATGAATATGTCTCACTTTGTACAATCAGTCTTTAGCATTGTCACCTCACAACAGGAAGGTTCTGCTTTTGAACCGGTCAGCTGGTTGTAGCCTTTCCATGGCTTTGTAGTTTGTATGTTATCCCGGGTATTCCatcttcttcccacagtccaaagacttgCAATTAAtaggttcattggtgactcttAATTGCcaataggtgtgaatgtgagtgtgagtagtttgtttctgtgtgttagCCCAGTGATGAGATCTGAAAAGTTTTTATACAGTCCCTTTCTCCAATCCATgtgaaaatatgtaaaactgATCTATCTAAAATTCTTCCATAATTAATGCCtcgccaaaataaaacataaatcatatCGAATACATTGATTTAATGTAGACAGAAGAGACAATAGATAATTATATAACTAGAGATAGTTACATAGGCAATTAGCATAACAATAAACCTTTAATAGTATCAGAAAACAATACGAACTGAATTATTTTCCGCTGTGTACAAAAAGACCTGTCAGTGATGGTGGCAGAGTTGGAACATCTCTTTTGATTACATCACAGACGG
This genomic stretch from Larimichthys crocea isolate SSNF chromosome III, L_crocea_2.0, whole genome shotgun sequence harbors:
- the LOC104935245 gene encoding probable G-protein coupled receptor 21, whose product is MNSSSDVNQSGSPPFCLLGAVGYSHSLDTCVLEVVVILFLTVLIIAGNLVVIFVFHCAPLLHHHTTSHFIQTMAYADLLVGVSCLVPSLSLLHYLRGLNEELTCKAFGYMVSVLKSVSMASLACISVDRYIAITRPLSYATLVTPCRLRVCIVLIWVYSALIFLPSFFGWGKPGYHGDIFQWCADSWKTSPGFSTFIVGLLYAPAALTVCFTYGSIFRICRQHTREITQRHARFSSQTEGDKGERGERCEGCPDKRYAMVLFRITSVFYVLWMPYILYFLLESAGLYHHKVASFLTTWLAISNSFCNCLIYSLSNSVFRKGLGRLFSPLFPSCLGCTDAKKAPAVVTPRPDARCQV